The following coding sequences lie in one Azospirillum humicireducens genomic window:
- a CDS encoding molybdopterin-binding protein — protein sequence MTAPPSATSPAAPSFRDVRGRGFSRRSTLDAAWTWIDGRIAPPSARPLPLAECGALVLSEAVAALGDWPPSARAATDGYAVAAADTLGAGSYNPVPLAGALAVVAGDPLPPGCDAVIPYEAAQAAGPVVEAVDAVAPGSGVERRGAWMAAGSPLLPAGRRLRPADLGLLAAAGHRILPVLPAPRVRILLAGGPKAGAAEQLGDMLAALVRRDGGTVEAVAPLPADIDALADAFTRPGADLILSAGRTGTGPDDVAPPALAKAGSLDFHGIAMRPGGSAGLGQAAGGPVLLIPGEPMAALAAYELLAGRAVRHAAGLPAGLPHATVQAVTVRKLVSEIGCVDLHRVRLDDGGRVEPVASPGWPGLAAAARADGFVLIGADSEGVPDGGAVTMYRFA from the coding sequence GTGACCGCCCCGCCCTCCGCCACTTCGCCTGCTGCACCGTCGTTCCGCGATGTCCGTGGCCGCGGCTTCTCCCGCCGGTCGACGCTGGACGCCGCCTGGACCTGGATCGATGGCCGGATCGCTCCGCCATCCGCCCGGCCTTTGCCGTTGGCGGAGTGCGGCGCTCTGGTGCTGTCGGAAGCGGTCGCGGCGCTGGGCGATTGGCCGCCGTCCGCCCGCGCCGCGACGGACGGCTATGCCGTGGCGGCGGCCGATACGCTGGGGGCCGGCTCCTACAATCCGGTGCCGCTGGCGGGCGCGCTCGCGGTGGTGGCCGGCGATCCGCTGCCGCCGGGCTGCGACGCGGTGATCCCCTATGAGGCGGCTCAGGCCGCCGGCCCTGTCGTCGAGGCGGTCGATGCCGTGGCACCCGGCAGCGGAGTGGAGCGCCGGGGCGCCTGGATGGCGGCCGGAAGCCCGCTGCTGCCGGCCGGCCGGCGCCTGCGCCCCGCCGACCTCGGGCTGCTTGCCGCCGCCGGGCATCGCATCCTGCCGGTCCTGCCGGCGCCGCGGGTGCGGATCCTGCTGGCCGGCGGTCCCAAGGCCGGTGCGGCGGAGCAGTTGGGGGACATGCTGGCCGCGCTGGTCCGGCGCGACGGCGGCACTGTCGAGGCGGTCGCCCCGCTGCCCGCCGACATCGACGCACTGGCTGACGCCTTCACCCGGCCCGGCGCCGACCTGATCCTGTCGGCTGGCCGCACCGGCACCGGTCCGGACGATGTGGCGCCACCCGCCCTGGCGAAGGCCGGCAGCCTGGATTTTCACGGCATCGCCATGCGGCCGGGCGGCAGTGCCGGGTTGGGACAGGCCGCCGGCGGTCCCGTGCTGCTGATACCGGGCGAACCGATGGCGGCGCTGGCGGCTTACGAGCTGCTGGCCGGGCGGGCGGTGCGGCATGCCGCCGGCTTGCCCGCCGGGCTGCCCCATGCCACCGTTCAGGCGGTGACCGTGCGCAAGCTGGTTTCGGAGATCGGCTGTGTCGACCTGCACCGGGTGCGGCTGGACGATGGGGGCAGGGTGGAACCGGTCGCCTCGCCCGGCTGGCCGGGACTGGCGGCGGCGGCTCGGGCCGATGGCTTCGTCCTGATCGGGGCGGACAGCGAAGGCGTGCCGGACGGCGGCGCGGTCACCATGTATCGTTTCGCCTGA
- a CDS encoding diguanylate cyclase domain-containing protein, which translates to MAELRPKILVVDDIPSNVHVLSRILKDEYDIYFATDGEKALDLVQVRMPDLVLLDIMMPGMDGFEVCRRIKGDPATHDIPVIFISAKSEVEDETRGLEVGAIDFITKPISPPIVKARVRNHLLLKRQTDLLRSLSFLDGLTGIANRRRFDDAMSREWRRCARAHLPLSLIILDVDHFKAYNDQYGHQVGDECLRVVAEVLSERTRRPSDLVARYGGEEFVCLLPETDGPGATRVAEDLRAGVAERRIPHAQSPVAPFVTISLGVATVIPSAAGSPDRLAEIADQLLYRAKRAGRNRVQDATVPAL; encoded by the coding sequence ATGGCCGAACTCCGCCCGAAAATCCTGGTGGTGGACGATATCCCGTCCAACGTCCATGTGCTCAGCCGCATCCTGAAGGACGAGTACGACATCTATTTCGCCACGGACGGTGAAAAGGCGCTGGATCTGGTCCAGGTTCGGATGCCCGACCTTGTCCTGCTGGACATCATGATGCCGGGAATGGACGGCTTCGAGGTGTGCCGCCGCATCAAGGGCGACCCCGCCACCCACGACATCCCGGTCATCTTCATCTCCGCCAAGAGCGAGGTGGAGGACGAGACCCGCGGGCTGGAGGTCGGGGCCATCGACTTCATCACCAAGCCGATCAGCCCGCCCATCGTGAAGGCGCGGGTGCGCAACCACCTGCTGCTGAAACGCCAGACCGATCTGCTGCGCAGCCTGTCCTTCCTGGACGGGCTGACCGGCATCGCCAACCGCCGACGCTTCGACGATGCGATGTCCCGCGAATGGCGGCGCTGCGCCCGTGCGCACCTGCCGTTGTCGCTCATCATCCTCGATGTCGATCATTTCAAGGCCTACAACGACCAGTACGGCCATCAGGTCGGCGACGAATGTCTGCGCGTGGTGGCCGAGGTGCTGTCGGAGAGGACGAGGCGGCCGAGCGACCTGGTCGCCCGCTATGGCGGGGAGGAGTTCGTCTGCCTGCTGCCGGAGACCGACGGTCCCGGCGCCACCCGCGTCGCCGAAGACCTCCGGGCCGGCGTGGCCGAACGGCGCATCCCGCATGCCCAGTCCCCCGTCGCCCCCTTCGTCACCATCAGCCTCGGCGTCGCCACGGTGATCCCGTCCGCCGCCGGCAGCCCGGACCGGCTGGCGGAGATTGCCGACCAGCTGCTCTATCGTGCCAAGCGCGCCGGCCGCAACCGCGTGCAGGACGCAACGGTGCCGGCGCTGTGA
- a CDS encoding response regulator, with protein MMDRNAIDAAALALSPARPRLLLAAAFSLIAVLGIGFWGYVVWADRTETLRHAQERAQASARLMQEHVRRTVATADLAIRRSQDLIDRYGMPGLDINREAWITVRDMVDNLPEIAALWVHGPTGDSVLSSRQFPVPPGNVADRPYFQAHREGAEFHVGERITGRLSGAQSFTVSRPVLRDGRFRGVVHANIDLDYYSQLYESLDLGAGSAVAVYRSDGKPVLRFPDSEPLDGPDGRIVLRHAVDAATETFEAEGPVPGAMRILSYQRVPTLPLVVFVALSERTELAGWRERAVRGGVLVGLAVLACAGLAYGALRSLEREVAGRRRLADTNAELDAKKQELESANEAFASANRRLNLILHSASDSICGIDRQGRITFANPATSVLTGYANEELLGGNLHALIHSRRADGSPFPALECPVTAVLLNGEDRRGLEDTYWTKAGKPFLVEYTASPMLADGKVEGAVLVFHEIAERKRAEAAMQRARLAAEAASRAKSEFLANMSHEIRTPMNAILGLIHLLQQTELTDRQADYVHKVRVSAQSLLGILNDILDFSKVEAGKLELERVDFRLDDLLQTLAVIVGSAAQEKDIDVLFSVAPDVPLDLIGDPLRLQQILINLAGNAIKFTETGEVVVAVRVHSLSNDRAVLEFAVRDTGIGIAPEQRERLFQAFSQADSSTTRRFGGTGLGLAICARLVRLMNGAMEVESEFGKGSVFRFHAEFGCHAGNGAGIGSGAGPAGRLPRQVPRDLTVLVVDDNATAREVLSEIAAAFGWAVTACADGQAAIDELERAAAAGDPYDVVLMDWKMPGMDGIEAARRIRADARAGTPMIIVISGYGRDRLGARFEETGAAGFLVKPVTASTLLDAVTVAYARTEPQGEGVRLPAALPAPSFPTLRSEAEGGGRAAGGLSGDAWDGSRALHGRRLLLADDNAISQQVAREILERAGAAVTVAATGRQAVDCVRAAAQPFDAVLLDVQMPDMDGFAATAAIRALPGGQRLPIIAMTASALPADRQRCLDNGMNAHVPKPLDLPQLFATLTRWIGPPLLAVRPCTPCAPGPIPSRGQTMLTAAASHGGSKLTVAVSDRSAEDLPSDLPGIDLDDALNRLGGDVGLLHRFIGRFASDYRDVADRISAALDSDDLTAAKGVAHELKSVAGNVGAVRLSAAADAVQIAAHLGDAGAAGAQLPVLHAELALVLESAALLAVEPVGTGNAGNGGDSGRSAKSRKELAEKLPQFAILLHDSNFAAAEEFAMLAPLLADSVDPSTMKGLSSAIDGLDFIRALGIVQQIARDLGLPLPTV; from the coding sequence ATGATGGACAGAAACGCGATCGACGCCGCGGCACTCGCCCTGTCGCCCGCCCGCCCCCGCCTGCTGCTTGCCGCCGCCTTTTCGCTGATCGCAGTGCTGGGCATCGGTTTCTGGGGCTATGTGGTCTGGGCCGACCGGACGGAGACGCTGCGCCATGCGCAGGAGCGGGCGCAGGCGTCGGCTCGGCTCATGCAGGAGCATGTGCGGCGGACGGTCGCCACCGCCGACCTTGCCATCCGGCGGAGCCAGGACCTCATCGACCGCTACGGCATGCCGGGGTTGGACATCAATCGCGAGGCGTGGATCACCGTCCGCGACATGGTGGACAATCTGCCGGAGATCGCGGCCCTGTGGGTCCATGGCCCCACGGGCGACAGCGTCCTGTCGAGCCGGCAGTTTCCCGTGCCTCCTGGCAATGTCGCCGACCGCCCCTATTTCCAGGCTCACCGCGAAGGCGCCGAATTCCATGTCGGCGAGCGGATCACCGGCCGGTTGAGCGGGGCGCAGTCCTTCACGGTCAGCCGGCCGGTCCTGCGGGACGGCCGTTTCCGCGGCGTCGTCCACGCCAACATCGACCTCGACTATTACAGCCAGCTGTATGAAAGCCTGGATCTCGGCGCCGGTTCGGCGGTTGCGGTCTACCGCTCCGACGGCAAGCCGGTGCTGCGCTTCCCCGACAGCGAGCCGCTGGACGGGCCGGACGGCAGGATCGTGCTGCGCCATGCCGTCGATGCCGCCACCGAGACCTTCGAGGCGGAAGGGCCCGTGCCGGGAGCAATGCGCATCCTGTCCTATCAGCGGGTGCCGACCCTGCCGCTGGTCGTCTTCGTCGCCCTGTCGGAACGGACCGAACTGGCGGGCTGGCGGGAGCGGGCGGTCCGGGGCGGCGTCCTGGTCGGGTTGGCCGTTCTGGCCTGCGCCGGACTGGCCTATGGTGCCCTGCGCAGTCTGGAGCGCGAGGTGGCCGGCCGCCGCCGGCTGGCCGACACCAACGCAGAACTCGATGCCAAGAAGCAGGAGCTGGAGTCCGCCAACGAGGCCTTCGCCAGCGCCAACCGCCGTCTGAACCTGATCCTTCATTCCGCATCGGACAGCATCTGCGGCATCGACCGCCAGGGGCGGATCACCTTCGCCAATCCCGCCACCTCCGTGTTGACCGGCTATGCCAACGAAGAGCTTCTGGGCGGCAACCTGCATGCGCTGATCCATTCCCGCCGCGCCGACGGATCGCCCTTCCCGGCGCTGGAGTGCCCGGTGACTGCGGTGCTGCTGAACGGCGAGGACAGGCGCGGGCTGGAGGACACCTACTGGACCAAGGCCGGAAAGCCCTTCCTGGTGGAATACACCGCCTCGCCCATGCTGGCCGACGGCAAGGTGGAGGGGGCGGTGCTGGTCTTCCACGAGATCGCCGAGCGCAAGCGGGCGGAAGCGGCGATGCAGCGCGCCCGGCTGGCGGCGGAGGCGGCGAGCCGCGCCAAGAGCGAGTTCCTGGCCAACATGAGCCACGAGATCCGCACGCCGATGAACGCGATCCTCGGACTGATCCACCTGCTTCAGCAGACGGAACTGACCGACCGTCAGGCGGACTACGTGCACAAGGTGCGGGTGTCGGCGCAGTCGCTTCTGGGCATCCTGAACGACATCCTCGACTTCTCCAAGGTGGAGGCCGGCAAGCTTGAACTGGAGCGGGTCGATTTCCGCCTGGACGACCTGCTGCAGACGCTTGCGGTGATCGTCGGTTCCGCCGCGCAGGAAAAGGACATCGACGTCCTGTTCTCCGTGGCGCCGGACGTGCCGCTGGACCTGATCGGCGATCCGCTGCGTTTGCAGCAGATCCTGATCAACCTCGCCGGAAATGCCATCAAGTTCACCGAGACCGGCGAGGTGGTGGTGGCGGTCAGGGTCCATTCGCTCTCCAACGACCGCGCCGTGCTGGAGTTTGCCGTGCGCGACACCGGCATCGGCATCGCGCCGGAGCAGCGCGAACGGCTGTTCCAGGCCTTCAGCCAGGCCGACAGTTCCACCACCCGGCGCTTCGGCGGCACCGGGCTGGGGCTGGCCATCTGCGCGCGGCTGGTCCGGCTGATGAACGGCGCCATGGAGGTGGAGAGCGAGTTCGGCAAGGGCAGCGTCTTCCGCTTCCATGCGGAGTTCGGTTGCCATGCCGGAAACGGGGCGGGGATCGGGAGCGGGGCCGGACCGGCCGGACGGCTGCCGCGTCAGGTTCCGCGCGACCTGACGGTTCTGGTGGTGGACGACAACGCCACCGCGCGCGAGGTGCTGAGCGAGATCGCCGCCGCCTTCGGCTGGGCGGTGACCGCCTGTGCCGACGGGCAGGCCGCCATCGACGAGCTGGAGCGGGCGGCGGCGGCCGGCGACCCCTATGACGTCGTGCTGATGGACTGGAAGATGCCGGGAATGGACGGGATCGAGGCGGCGCGCCGCATCCGCGCCGATGCCCGCGCCGGGACCCCGATGATCATCGTCATCAGCGGCTATGGCCGCGACCGGCTGGGCGCCCGGTTCGAGGAAACCGGAGCCGCCGGATTCCTGGTGAAGCCGGTCACCGCCTCCACCCTGCTCGACGCCGTCACCGTCGCCTATGCCCGGACGGAGCCGCAAGGGGAGGGCGTCCGTCTGCCCGCCGCCCTTCCGGCTCCGTCCTTTCCCACGCTTCGATCCGAAGCGGAGGGTGGCGGCCGCGCGGCCGGCGGGCTTTCCGGGGACGCCTGGGATGGCAGCCGGGCGCTGCACGGCCGCCGGCTGCTGCTGGCCGACGACAATGCCATCAGCCAGCAGGTGGCCCGCGAGATCCTGGAGCGGGCAGGGGCGGCCGTCACCGTGGCCGCCACCGGGCGGCAGGCGGTGGACTGCGTGCGTGCGGCCGCCCAGCCCTTCGACGCCGTTCTGCTGGACGTGCAGATGCCGGACATGGACGGATTCGCGGCGACCGCGGCGATCCGTGCGCTGCCGGGCGGGCAGCGTCTGCCGATCATCGCGATGACCGCCAGCGCCCTGCCCGCCGACCGTCAGCGCTGCCTGGACAATGGAATGAATGCCCATGTGCCGAAGCCGCTCGACCTGCCGCAACTGTTCGCCACGCTGACCCGCTGGATCGGGCCGCCGCTGCTGGCGGTCCGGCCTTGCACGCCCTGCGCCCCCGGACCGATCCCGTCGCGCGGCCAGACCATGCTGACCGCCGCGGCCTCCCACGGCGGCTCCAAGCTGACCGTGGCGGTGTCGGACCGTTCGGCAGAGGATTTGCCGAGCGACTTGCCGGGCATCGATCTGGACGACGCGCTCAACCGTCTTGGCGGCGATGTCGGGCTGCTCCACCGCTTCATCGGCCGGTTCGCGTCGGATTACCGCGATGTCGCCGATCGGATCTCTGCGGCCCTGGACAGCGACGACCTGACGGCCGCCAAGGGCGTTGCGCATGAACTGAAAAGCGTCGCCGGCAATGTCGGCGCGGTGCGCCTGTCAGCCGCCGCCGACGCGGTGCAGATCGCCGCGCATTTAGGCGATGCCGGCGCTGCCGGTGCCCAACTGCCGGTGCTGCACGCCGAACTGGCCCTGGTGCTGGAGAGTGCCGCACTGCTGGCGGTGGAGCCGGTGGGCACCGGGAATGCGGGAAACGGCGGCGATTCCGGACGGTCGGCAAAAAGCCGCAAGGAATTGGCGGAAAAGCTGCCGCAGTTCGCAATATTGTTACATGACAGTAACTTCGCAGCGGCGGAAGAGTTCGCTATGCTGGCACCGTTGCTGGCGGATTCGGTCGATCCCTCGACGATGAAGGGGCTCTCATCCGCCATCGACGGTCTGGATTTCATCAGGGCGCTTGGAATCGTGCAGCAGATCGCGCGTGACCTCGGCCTTCCGTTACCGACGGTCTGA
- a CDS encoding PQQ-dependent sugar dehydrogenase → MADRRPAPVKLLPTGLLGAGLLALAVCALPAAPAPAQSAMTGPVRTDPMQTVGAEVHVRMETLPKPYATPAVANEAVLVPRRAGQPLRAPRGFTVSLFRDGVENARNLLVLPNGDVLVAQQRPGSLTLLRDGDGNGHAEMARIWAEGFDRPFGLAFHDGSVLVGDLNGVWRLPWTAGTVQAGERRRLTPEGAFGKPGGHDTRSVAVAPDGRHFYVGIGSEGNIGVEPEPRATIQEFRIDGSGQRLFAAGLRNPVGLAFKPGTNDLYAVVNERDGLGDQLVPDFLTSVAPGGFYGWPYSYIGANPQPDLAGRRPDLVKAALVPGLLFQAHSAPIGLVFGDATHFPERYRMGAFVALRGSWNRSRPTGYAIAFVPFDTAPFDRNRPTGTYETFVTGFRIDSRSDGDETPRVWGRPSGLAVAADGALLIAEDASGTVWRVAYAAADREPEPAVKP, encoded by the coding sequence ATGGCCGACCGCCGCCCCGCTCCCGTCAAGCTCCTCCCAACCGGCCTGTTGGGCGCCGGCTTGTTGGCTCTGGCGGTCTGCGCCCTGCCGGCCGCGCCGGCACCGGCCCAGTCGGCGATGACTGGGCCGGTGCGGACGGACCCGATGCAGACGGTCGGCGCCGAGGTGCATGTGCGGATGGAAACACTGCCCAAGCCATACGCCACGCCCGCCGTCGCCAACGAGGCCGTGCTGGTGCCGCGCCGTGCCGGCCAGCCGCTGCGGGCGCCGCGCGGCTTCACGGTCAGCCTGTTCCGAGACGGGGTGGAGAATGCGCGCAACCTGCTGGTCCTGCCGAATGGCGACGTGCTGGTGGCCCAGCAGCGGCCCGGCTCCCTGACCCTGCTGCGCGACGGCGACGGCAACGGCCATGCGGAAATGGCCCGGATCTGGGCGGAGGGATTCGACCGTCCCTTCGGCCTCGCCTTCCATGACGGTTCGGTCCTGGTCGGCGACCTGAACGGGGTGTGGCGGCTGCCCTGGACGGCCGGGACCGTGCAGGCGGGCGAGCGGCGGCGGCTGACCCCGGAGGGCGCCTTCGGCAAACCCGGCGGCCACGATACCCGCTCTGTCGCGGTGGCGCCGGACGGCCGGCATTTCTACGTCGGCATCGGGTCGGAGGGGAACATCGGGGTGGAGCCGGAGCCGCGCGCCACCATCCAGGAATTCCGCATCGACGGCAGCGGCCAGCGCCTGTTCGCCGCCGGATTGCGCAACCCGGTCGGCCTCGCCTTCAAGCCGGGCACCAACGATCTCTATGCCGTGGTGAACGAGCGTGACGGGTTGGGCGACCAGTTGGTCCCCGATTTCCTGACCTCGGTGGCACCCGGCGGCTTCTATGGCTGGCCCTATTCCTACATCGGCGCCAACCCGCAGCCGGATCTGGCGGGGCGGCGGCCCGATCTGGTCAAGGCGGCTCTGGTGCCGGGACTGTTGTTCCAGGCCCATTCCGCGCCGATCGGCCTGGTCTTCGGCGACGCCACCCATTTCCCGGAGCGCTACCGCATGGGCGCCTTCGTGGCCCTGCGCGGCTCTTGGAACAGGTCCCGCCCCACCGGATACGCCATCGCCTTCGTCCCCTTCGACACCGCCCCCTTCGACAGGAACCGCCCGACCGGCACCTATGAGACCTTCGTCACCGGATTCCGCATCGACAGCCGGTCGGACGGCGACGAAACCCCGCGGGTGTGGGGCCGGCCGAGCGGTCTGGCCGTCGCCGCCGACGGCGCCCTGCTGATCGCCGAGGATGCCTCCGGCACGGTCTGGCGGGTGGCCTATGCCGCGGCCGACCGGGAACCGGAACCGGCCGTCAAGCCCTGA
- the cowN gene encoding N(2)-fixation sustaining protein CowN, with amino-acid sequence MDSIDSPDRYVSFKGIDCEGNSRRIVERLYMHIDDPAKTNAFWERFRAKLAVAGDPLKRQADGLCLLCANIYYIADLFEEQADEEGLAMLRRLEDECC; translated from the coding sequence GTGGACAGCATCGACTCGCCCGACCGTTACGTCTCGTTCAAGGGAATCGACTGCGAGGGCAACAGCCGCCGCATCGTCGAACGGCTGTACATGCACATCGACGATCCGGCCAAGACCAACGCCTTCTGGGAGCGGTTCCGTGCCAAGCTGGCGGTCGCCGGGGACCCGCTGAAGCGGCAGGCCGACGGACTGTGTCTGCTCTGCGCCAACATCTATTACATCGCCGACCTGTTCGAGGAGCAGGCCGACGAGGAGGGGCTGGCGATGCTGCGCCGGCTGGAGGACGAGTGCTGCTGA
- a CDS encoding IS5 family transposase — protein MRGSDERSEGLFSYVSCEARVPADHPLRSIRAIVDEALEVMSPAFEGLYSKIGRPSIPPEKLLRALLLQAFYSVRSERQLMEQLDYNLLFRWFVGLSMDAPVWDVTVFTKNRERLLAGDVAAKFLATVLGQPKVKALLSDEHFSVDGTLIEAWASVKSFRPKDGSGEPPGPGRNGDRDFHGEKRSNETHASTSDPEARLYRKGNGQPAKLAFMGHALMENRNALVVDVRLTAATGLAEREAAVSMVEAIPGRHRVTVGADKAYDTKDFVADLRELGAAPHVAQNTSNRRSAIDCRTTRHPGYAVSLRIRKRIEEVFGWIKGAGLRKTRHRGTARVGWMFTLTAAAYNLIRLPKLLVAA, from the coding sequence ATGCGGGGATCGGACGAACGCAGCGAGGGTCTTTTCAGCTACGTGAGCTGCGAGGCTCGGGTTCCGGCCGATCATCCGCTGCGGTCGATCCGTGCCATCGTGGACGAGGCGCTGGAGGTTATGTCGCCGGCGTTCGAGGGGCTGTACTCCAAGATCGGGCGGCCGTCGATCCCGCCGGAGAAGCTGCTGCGGGCTTTGCTGCTCCAGGCCTTCTACTCGGTGCGCTCGGAACGCCAACTGATGGAACAGCTCGACTACAACCTGCTGTTCCGGTGGTTCGTCGGCTTGTCGATGGACGCCCCGGTGTGGGACGTCACCGTGTTCACCAAGAACCGGGAGCGTCTGCTGGCCGGCGACGTGGCGGCCAAGTTCCTGGCCACCGTGCTGGGCCAGCCGAAGGTCAAGGCGCTGCTGTCTGACGAGCATTTCTCGGTGGATGGCACGCTGATCGAAGCCTGGGCGTCGGTGAAGAGCTTCCGGCCCAAGGATGGCAGCGGCGAGCCGCCGGGGCCGGGGCGCAACGGCGACCGCGACTTCCATGGTGAGAAGCGGTCCAACGAGACCCATGCCTCGACCAGCGATCCCGAGGCCCGACTGTACCGCAAGGGAAATGGGCAACCGGCGAAGCTGGCCTTCATGGGCCACGCGCTGATGGAGAACCGAAACGCCCTGGTGGTGGATGTCCGGCTGACGGCGGCCACCGGTCTGGCTGAACGCGAAGCGGCGGTGTCCATGGTCGAGGCCATCCCCGGCCGCCACCGCGTCACGGTGGGCGCCGACAAGGCTTACGACACCAAGGATTTCGTGGCCGACCTGCGCGAGTTGGGTGCAGCCCCCCATGTCGCGCAGAACACGAGCAACCGCCGTTCGGCGATCGACTGCCGGACCACCCGCCACCCTGGCTACGCCGTGTCCTTGCGAATCCGCAAGCGGATCGAGGAGGTGTTCGGCTGGATCAAGGGGGCCGGGTTGCGCAAGACCCGCCATCGCGGCACGGCCCGTGTTGGCTGGATGTTCACGCTGACCGCTGCCGCCTACAACCTGATCCGCCTGCCCAAGCTGCTGGTGGCAGCATAA
- a CDS encoding IS701 family transposase encodes MDPLGTAGGIESRFAAYVDRLSPALGHADRAAPFRAYCTGLILPGDRKSVEPMAARVEPGRVGAAHQSLHHFVAKAAWEDAAVLAGVRDLVLPALLERGPVRAWIIDDTGMPKKGRHSVGVTRQYCGQIGKQDNCQVAVSLSLATDYASLPVAFRLYLPETWAGDAERRVRTGVPDGVLFQTKPAIALDQIRTAMAAGLPPGVVLMDAGYGNDTALREGVTALGLTYVAGVQSSLTVWPPGVEPLPPKPWSGKGRPPKLLRRAPGHEPISVKALAEGLAPEAWRSVTWREGTNAPLASRFAAVRVHAAHRDEERAVRRPEEWLLIEWPEDEEKPTKYWLSTLPETMSLDALVETAKLRWRIERDYLELKQELGLGHYEGRGWRGFHHHATLCIAAYGFLIRERAAIPPSGPPPSGRLQAPDLPESFRPRGAAAPP; translated from the coding sequence ATGGATCCCCTTGGCACCGCAGGCGGCATCGAATCACGGTTCGCGGCGTATGTCGATCGCCTGTCTCCGGCTTTGGGTCACGCTGATCGCGCGGCGCCGTTTCGTGCCTATTGCACCGGATTGATCCTTCCAGGCGACCGCAAGAGTGTCGAGCCGATGGCCGCGCGGGTGGAGCCGGGACGTGTCGGCGCCGCCCATCAGTCCTTGCACCATTTTGTTGCCAAGGCGGCCTGGGAGGATGCCGCAGTGCTGGCCGGGGTGCGCGATCTGGTTTTGCCGGCGCTGTTGGAACGCGGCCCGGTCCGCGCCTGGATCATCGACGACACCGGCATGCCGAAGAAGGGCCGCCACTCCGTTGGCGTGACGCGCCAGTACTGCGGCCAGATCGGCAAGCAGGACAACTGTCAGGTTGCCGTGTCGCTGTCGCTGGCAACCGACTACGCCAGCCTTCCCGTCGCCTTCCGGCTTTACCTACCGGAGACATGGGCCGGCGACGCGGAGCGCCGGGTGCGGACCGGCGTACCGGACGGGGTCCTCTTCCAGACCAAGCCGGCCATCGCGCTGGACCAGATCCGCACGGCCATGGCGGCGGGTCTGCCGCCGGGCGTGGTCCTGATGGACGCGGGCTACGGCAACGACACCGCCCTGCGCGAAGGCGTGACCGCGCTGGGGCTGACCTACGTCGCCGGAGTCCAGTCCTCGCTGACCGTCTGGCCGCCCGGTGTGGAACCGCTGCCGCCCAAGCCGTGGAGCGGCAAGGGGCGGCCGCCAAAGCTCCTGCGCCGCGCCCCTGGACATGAACCGATCTCGGTAAAGGCTCTGGCCGAAGGGTTGGCGCCGGAGGCTTGGCGTTCCGTGACGTGGCGGGAAGGCACGAACGCGCCGCTGGCCTCCCGTTTCGCCGCCGTTCGCGTTCACGCCGCGCACCGCGACGAGGAGCGGGCGGTGCGTCGCCCGGAGGAGTGGCTGCTGATCGAATGGCCCGAGGATGAAGAGAAGCCGACCAAGTACTGGTTGTCGACGCTGCCGGAGACAATGTCGCTCGACGCCTTGGTGGAGACCGCCAAGTTGCGGTGGCGCATCGAACGCGATTACCTCGAACTCAAGCAGGAGCTCGGCCTTGGCCATTATGAGGGCCGGGGCTGGCGCGGATTCCACCATCACGCGACGCTGTGCATCGCCGCCTACGGTTTCCTGATCAGGGAACGGGCGGCGATTCCCCCCTCAGGACCACCTCCCTCCGGGCGCCTCCAAGCGCCTGACCTTCCCGAAAGCTTCCGACCCCGCGGGGCCGCCGCCCCGCCCTGA
- a CDS encoding LytTR family DNA-binding domain-containing protein, whose amino-acid sequence MDYALQNMDVGLVLLDGARQVLAVNPAAVRLLGERATGLIGACLHDLHPPSHRAKVDLLLAAAGDPAAPASACSMMVALPGRVLVVKATALAPAATVADGSAVTALMLMEAARPITPDAQESQPLSRPPAEPLVKLPVEKGQGIVLLDPADAVYLQADGHYTTVHTADGAFFCGLPLSELEARLDARSFVRTHRGYIVNLRHARAVERQDGRAAFVMAAPGAPRVPVSRNRADALKKRLAL is encoded by the coding sequence ATGGACTATGCGTTGCAGAACATGGACGTCGGGCTGGTGCTGCTGGACGGTGCCCGGCAGGTGCTGGCCGTGAACCCGGCGGCGGTGCGGCTGCTGGGGGAGCGGGCGACCGGGCTGATCGGCGCCTGTCTGCACGACCTGCACCCGCCCTCGCACCGGGCGAAGGTGGACCTGCTGCTGGCGGCGGCGGGCGATCCGGCCGCACCCGCCTCGGCCTGTTCGATGATGGTGGCGCTGCCCGGCCGGGTTCTGGTGGTGAAGGCGACCGCGCTGGCGCCCGCCGCGACCGTGGCGGACGGGAGTGCCGTCACCGCCCTGATGCTGATGGAGGCGGCGCGTCCCATCACGCCCGACGCGCAGGAATCGCAGCCGCTTTCACGACCGCCGGCCGAGCCGCTGGTCAAGCTGCCGGTGGAAAAGGGGCAGGGCATCGTGCTGCTCGACCCGGCGGATGCCGTCTATCTGCAGGCCGACGGCCACTACACCACGGTCCACACCGCCGACGGCGCCTTCTTCTGCGGACTGCCCCTGTCGGAGCTGGAGGCGCGGCTCGACGCCCGGTCCTTCGTGCGCACCCACCGCGGCTACATCGTCAATCTGCGCCATGCCCGCGCGGTGGAGCGGCAGGACGGCCGTGCCGCCTTCGTCATGGCCGCCCCCGGCGCCCCCCGCGTGCCGGTCAGCCGCAACCGGGCCGACGCGCTGAAGAAGCGGCTGGCGCTTTAG